The Gavia stellata isolate bGavSte3 chromosome 1, bGavSte3.hap2, whole genome shotgun sequence DNA segment ATGGGATGAACCGATGCGTGCAATGAGGAAGGCAAGAACCCACGGAGAGTGAGGAGGTAAGAAAAATGAAGGGGGCAAACAGCAGGTGATCAAGGAGATGGAAGTCAGTGGGACTTCTCTGCAGGAGTGAGGAAAATCTAGTGCCTGtgacagagaaggaggaagtagaaggaaaactgaaggTAGGCACGATAGTTGCATTTATTCTTGGAATAAAATGTAAGACCGTTGCAAAAAAAAGGCCTGAATTGAGGAGTGAAAAATGGCTTAGATTATGGATACAGTATTCATTTACATTGCAGAATAAAGATGTTTACTTAGGAATAATCTATTCATAATGGCACAAATTGGGTGGAGATGGTCTTAGCTGCTCAGATGAGGCTTGTAATAGGGAAAAAGCATCCAAAGAGCCATGTAGAAGTGAGCCAAGGAAAGAATCGATACccaaatgaaggaaagaaagggcaaGGAGCAGCGAGCTGAAAGCTAAAAAGCAACAGTGGTCTGGAGGTCATAAAAAGGCTAAGTCGAGAGGAAGCCAAACTgcacccccgtgtccccactCTCCAGACGGCAGTGGCTGGAGAGCGAGGGCACAAGCACAGGCCAGGGATGGCACCTGTGAAGATCAGTGGAAGGACACTTTAGGTCCCATGTGCACATTACATAGGACCATAGCTGGACACTGGGCTGAACAGGGCCGAACCGCAACGGTGACTGTGACATGACCACAAGGGGGTTCTTCACACTTGGGAAGAGATGAAGGTTTCATGCTGGTAGTGCTGCCGCAGCCTCAAGGCAAAGACCCACAGACCTGCTCAGGAGGCTGCGCCACCACTAAAGGGGCCCGggcccttccccttccccttccccttcttccccttccccttccccttcttccccttcttccccttccccttcttcccctccccctcaGCACCGCCAGGCACGTGACCCCGCCTCCCGCGCCTCGCACTTGGGCACGCTGAGCCCGCGCATGCACGCTCTCCCCGCCTTGCGACGGGTAAGATGGCGCCAGGTCTTTCCTCCGGCCGGCCGCCAGGGCGCGTGCGCCGCCCGCGAGCACATGCGCGGTGAGCGCGTCGTGACGGCGTCTGCGCACTAGGGGGGACGCGGGGGGGGGGAACGCGGGCTGAGAGGCAGCGGGGGTCGCGGGCGCGGCCGGCTCGGTTAGCGGCGCCCTGCgggccagccccgccgccgctccctcctcctccgcctcctcatctgcctcctcctcctcgccgccGCAGCTGGCGCTGCTCGTGATGCAGCCGTGCGGCGGCGAGGAGGCGGTGGTGgctggggcggcggggggggtgCTGCCGCTCCCGGGCGCCgacccgccgctgccgcccccAGGTAGCGGCGGCGGCCTCATGTTATTTTACGAAGTGGGGGGCCCCGGCGACGGTGAGGCCGAGGCGGGGGAGGAGGCCGAGACGGCGGGCGGCGAGAGCACGGCCAGCccggaggagctggaggaggatgaggcggcggcggtggcgccGGCTGCGACTTCGAGCGGCgaagcggcggcgggcggcggctgcAAGAGCTGCACCTACCAGGGCTGCAGCGAGACCACCACGCAGGTGGTGAAGCAGCGCAAGCCCTGGATGTGCAAGCGCCACCGCAACAAGATTTACAAGGACAAGTACAAGCGCAAGAAGAGCGACCAGGCCCTGGGGGGCGGCGGGacggcggccgcggggggcggcccgCGCGCCGAGGTGAGGCACCGGGGGGCGGGTGGTGGTGTGGGCCTCCGCTGGGGCCTCCTCGGGTGGTGGAGTCGGTGGGCAGCCCGGCTGCCGTGTGGTCCCCGGGGGGCAGGGGCTTCCCTGGAGAATAGGTTTCTGTCAGACAGAACGGGACCTTTCTGcccagaggaaggggaggaaatcACCGGTACCGGCAGCGAAGGACATGCTAGAGTTCGCTCTTCCTCTGGTGCAAGAGCAaaccctgtttcttttttcttctctgatatAAATTGTAGCAACTTGCAGCTATACCAAAAGATTCCAGAAAAAAACTCATGCTGAAAGATGCGTGGCTATGCAGCATGTGTTTATTTCACAGGAGGAAAGATGAAAGTATAGGTCTGAGAGATGTCAGCCTTCTTGCCCACTTGGTTCAAAAATGTGGGGGTTTAAAGTACCAAAGGCTGTTTGTTACCAGATTATATTGTATAGAAAAATCAGTTGTGTAGGTTTTTCAAGgtacttgttttttttttaatattaaatggCAGTTAAATATTTAGACCATTAATAGTTCATACTTACTTTCATAAACTTATGTGTATTGTTTAGATGGGGAAATATTGTCAGTGGGAGAACTGATGCTGACATTCAACTTTTTAGAtaggtgggggttttttttcctactgt contains these protein-coding regions:
- the RFXAP gene encoding regulatory factor X-associated protein; this encodes MDKNYAETDVPQPNRLAGYRDFWVRKKLLKKYMELFRLEMAFDAEHRQARDPASRASHLGTLSPRMHALPALRRAAGVAGAAGSVSGALRASPAAAPSSSASSSASSSSPPQLALLVMQPCGGEEAVVAGAAGGVLPLPGADPPLPPPGSGGGLMLFYEVGGPGDGEAEAGEEAETAGGESTASPEELEEDEAAAVAPAATSSGEAAAGGGCKSCTYQGCSETTTQVVKQRKPWMCKRHRNKIYKDKYKRKKSDQALGGGGTAAAGGGPRAEDSVEGSVSVTKQRTGSMGDRPARPTLLEQVLNKKRLSLLRSPEVVQFLQKQQQLLSQQALEQRQQQFQGAPG